AGCTCATGAGTATGGTGCTGCAATTCAATACACATACAGTGCATCTGTTGTTTCCGGTTTATACCGTTCTGCATTAAAACCGTTTTTCGAATCGGAAATTACGGATGAACTTGGACATGCACTCTATCTTTCTGAAAAGATCAAAGCTCTTGGGGGCACTCCAACAACTAAATCAGCTGATGTACCACAGCCAACAGAATTAAAATCAATATTGGAAGCAACCCTCCAAGCCGAATCAGATACGATTACGCGCTATGAAGAACGAAAAAAACAGGCAGAAGATCTTGGATTAACAGAGCTTGTTGTTAAATTAGAAGATTTAATTTCGGATGAAACACACCATAAGGAAGAAATCGAACGATTACTCGCTGATCCACGACTTTCTTAATAGATTCCCCCCTTTTATTTAGGACGGCTAAAACAGCTGTCCTCCTTTCTTTGTTAACATCCATTTACTTATACAATTTCTCGTGTATTCATGGTATGATAAATAAATTAGAATTTACCAGGTTTATATATAAAATAAGCAAAGCAGCATTAGAAAGAGTGATACCATCAGGAATAAAAAATTATCAACTATGCCCTTTTTTCTGACAGGGTTTTTATTTTTACTATTATTCTGTACTGTAGCTAGGGGCGTCCACGTTGAAAGTCAATGGATTGCTTCCCTGGACTCCTTATGGATAGAACGAATTCAAGGAACAATATCAGAAAGCAAAACATCCTTTATTAAAATAACAACAGAGCTTGGAAACATGAAGCTTATTATCGCCTTAACCATGATCCTCGTGATTGTTTTATTTTTTAAGCATAAGTATGCCGAAGGGCTTTGGTTTGGCGGCACCATACTCTTTTGTGCTGCAATCGCTGGAAAGGTTCTAAAAAAGGCTTTTGACCGGGAACGTCCCGCTTTTTTGCAGCTTATTGAAAAAACAAATGAAAGTTTTCCAAGTGGGCATGCCACAGGATCAACTATTTTTTATGGGTTTATCGGTCTAATACTTGTATGTATCATTGCTAAAATTTGGCTGAAACTTGTGGTTGGCTTTATCACACTGGCATGGATTGGTTTCATATTATTTACACGTGTTTACTTAGGAGCCCACTTCCCAACTGACGTTCTTGCTGGATTTCTATTTGGTATGGCTGCCGTATTTATATCAATCGGGACTTATATTACCGTTCAGCAACCGCTCAAAAACTCACTTCGTAAATTGCAGTTAAAGAATCAAAGCGACGCCATTATAAAATAAGAAGGCGCCCGTATTTTATACAGGCGCCTTTACGAAATTTGCGGCAAAGCACGATGTGTTCACATTCACATCTATTGCGTTGTGCTTTGACTTACACAAATCAGCTCATCGCAATGTTAAGTATAACATCATTTATTAATAAGCACCATACTATAACCAGAATCTATTGGAGGTTAAAATTGAAGAACAAATATATTATATTAGAAAATCAACAATCATCTAAACGAACAGTTTGGCTGCTTGTCTTCGGTATTATTCTGATTGGTTCCAATTTAAGAGCACCACTAACATCTGTCGGGTCCCTCATCCCATTTATTCGGGATGATTTAGCATTAACCAATGCCATAGCAGGAAGTATTACTACTTTACCATTAATCGCATTTGCACTTCTTTCTCCCTTTGTACCAAAACTGGCAAATCGTCTTGGCATGGAATGGACGATTTTTCTTTCCATGCTTGTTCTAACTACAGGGATTATTGTACGTTCGTTAGCAGCAGATGTTAACTTTCTATTCATTGGAACAATCTTAATAGGAATAGCAATAGCTTTTGGTAATGTGTTACTACCAGGATTTATCAAAATGAATTTTCCTTTAAAAATCGGAATCATGACAGGTGTGTATGCTGTATCCATGAACATATTTGGTGCGTTGGGCTCTGGATTAAGTGTCCCTCTTGCTGGAGTTCAAGGTTTTGGCTGGTCTGGCGCTTTAGCAGTTTTCGCAAGTATTTCATTTTTAGCCATACTTGTTTGGATCCCACAGTTACTTCAAAGTAAAATTTCAGCTAACTCGATTACTGTAAAGAAAAATGGTAATCATTTATGGAAATCTGGTTTAGCCTGGAAGATTACACTATATATGGGATGTCAATCTTTTCTATTCTATACATTAATAACCTGGCTTCCTGATATATTACGAACAATTGGCTATCGTTCAAGTGCAGCAGGATGGATGGTTTTCTTGATGCAATTCTCTGTTATTCCTATCACCTTCATTATCCCGATTATTGCTGAGCGCTTGAAAAACCAAATCGGTCTTAGCATCGTAACCGCTTGTTTATATGCAACAGGCATACTTGGATTGTTAATCGGACATCCTTCTATCGTTCCTATTAGCGCTATCCTGATTGGTATTGCCTCTGGTAGTGCATTTAGTTTGTCAATGATGTTCTTTACACTAAGAACTTCGGATGGAAAACAGGCTGCAGCGTTATCCGGAATGGCTCAATCATTTGGTTACCTATTAGCGGCGTCGGGGCCAGTACTTATCGGAGGGATTCACGATATAACCAACAGCTGGCATATCCCATTACTATTATTAGTAGGTGTCATCGGATTACTGATGCTATCTGGAATTGGATCTGGCAGACAACGCACGGTTGATGAGAAGCTTAAAACATCTTTGCAATAATGTATAACATGGAAATAGTAAAAATCGATTTATTTATTTGAATTTATCTTTAATATAGTGATACGCTTAATTTATTATAGAGAGGAGTGGTTTATCTTGACGACATCAATTCCAGAAATTAGGCTACATGACGGTATGAATGTGCCAGCAATTGGATTTGGTACATATAATCTAAATGGTAATCCAGGTGTAAATGCAATCACGAGTGCTATCGATATTGGCTATCGCTTAATCGATACAGCCTACAATTATGAAAATGAAGGAACAGTTGGAGAAGCGGTCAGACGCAGCTCTGTTCCGAGAGAAGAACTAAGAATAACATCCAAATTACCGGGAAGATATCATGAATATGATAAAGCTGTTACAACTATTCAGGAATCATTATACCGTGCAAATCTGGATTACTACGATTTATACCTTATCCATTGGCCAAACCCAATCCAAGATATCTATGTGGAAGCTTGGCAAGCATTAATTGATGCAAAGAAATGGGGACTCATTCGTTCTATCGGTGTTTGTAATTTCTTACCGGAACATATAGAGCGATTAGAAAAGGAAACCGGTGTAAAACCGAGTATGAACCAAATTGAATTGCATCCATTTTTCAACCAAGAACAACAACGAAAGTGGCATCAAGATAATCACGTTCAGACCCAATCTTGGAGTCCAATCGCTCGTGCAAATGATGTATTGCAAAATGAAGTACTCCAGCAAATTGCCAATAACCATAACAAAACAGTGTCACAAGTAATTTTACGATGGCATTATCAACTAGATGCAATTCCAATTCCGAAATCCGGCTCAACTAAAAGACAATTAGAAAACATATCAATTTTTGACTTCTCACTGGACGAAACAGAAATGAACCTCATCGGGGATTTAACCCGACCTGATGGCAGAAATAAAAATCAAGATCCAGCTGTATATGAAGAGTTTTAAATTCACTTTAGCGCATCATATAATCAGTAAATGGTGCGCTACCTTTTTACTAATTCAATTTTCATTATATCGTAATACTCTATTTCCTAACCCAATCGTTTAAAGAAAGCTTGACTGGCCACGTTTCCCGCATGAGACTACGTATGCTTCCTACGCTAATTTTGCTTCGCTACCTTCCACAGTACAATCACAAAATAGTTTAACACAACTAAATTATACCCGATTTCAAACAATCTATATTTGTTAGAACATACAGTTACGGAATAATTTTTGTGCGAAAATTGAGTTTATGTGTAAAAACTCATGTTATAATAAAATAATTATCAAAGTGAATTAACTAAGAAGGTGGCGTTATTATTGTTAGAAAATATACATCAATCAATTGATGAGCTTTATCCGGAAATGGTAGAGATCAGAAGATACTTGCATCAATACCCTGAATTATCCTTTCAAGAAACAAAAACAGCGAAATACATAGCAGACCGTTATAAGAAGCTCGGAATTCCATATAAAACAAACGTTGGCGGAAATGGTGTAGTGGCAACATTAAAAGGTGCAAAGCCCGGTAAAACAGTTGCTTTAAGAGCCGATTTTGATGCATTGCCAATTCAGGATGAAAAAGATGTAGCCTATAAATCAAAGGTTCCTGGCGTCATGCATGCTTGTGGTCATGACGGTCATACGGCAACACTGCTAACACTTGCTAAAGTAATGAAAAAGTATCAAGCAGAGCTGACAGGGACAATTGTATTTATTCATCAGCATGCGGAAGAGTATGCACCAGGTGGGGCAAAACCAATGATTGAAGCCGGGGTGCTTAATGAAGTAGACGCAGTATTCGGAACTCATTTGTGGGCAACCGTTCCTCTAGGCGTGCTCCAAACTTCTAAGAAGGAATTTATGGCTGGGGCAGATCGATTTGAAATAAAGATTCAGGGACAGGGTGGACATGGTGCATACCCACATGAAACAAAGGATGCGATTGTTCTTGGAGCAGAAGTCATCACTCAATTTCAGCAAATCGTCAGCAGAAGAGTAGATCCATTAGAAACTGCCGTGTTAACGACTGGAATTTTCCAAGCAGGGAATGCATTTAATGTTATTGCAGATCAAGCTGAATTAGTTGGGACAGTACGCTATTTTAATATGAATGTTCAAGAACAAATTATCAATGAAATGGAAAAAATCCTTAAAGGTATTTGCACATCAAATGATGCATCTTATACCTTCAACTATATAAAAGGCTATCCACCATTAATCAATCATTCGGAAGGCGCTGAAATCGTGCTTGAAGCGAGCAAACAAATTGATGAAATTCATACAGCTGAAGAGGTTTTACCTGTAATGGGCGGAGAGGACTTTGCTTATTATATGCTGGAGAAACCTGGAGCATACTTCTTTACAGGTGCGAACAAAGAAGGAAATCCATATCCGCATCATCATCCGAAATTTGATATTGATGAGAAAGCTTTACCGATAGCTGCAAAGACATTGATCGGTGCTTATTTCGAATACCAAAATTCCTGATATTATATTTTTTAAGACCAAAAGAAGGAGACCAGATCAAATTCAGATTTGGTCTCCTTTATTACTACTTTAATCTCGGCTTCATGTATCCATTTACAAAGAGAACTGTAAAAAGCAGCCCTCCCCCAAGAACAATAACAAATCCTAAATATTCCTGCATTAAAATAAACAGGAGTGCGAATAGGATTGTTTGGATAGTAGCCAATTGATATACAATTTTAAGAACGGCATTTTTCTTATATGTGAGTTCCACCGGGTATAAATCAAGCCACATATTTGTCCGATGATGCTGATAAAGCGGCATCAGCTGGAAGGTGCTTAAATACAGAAATAAAATTGCAAACAGCACCTTCACCCATAAATTCGGAATGAAATAAATGAACAGACATCCAATTATGATGAGACGTACATACATCCCTAAATAATCCCCGCTGCGAATAAAGGAAATTCGAAATAAGTAGTCATACGTATGTTTCGTTTCAAAAGGAACTCCCCTATTGACTAAATGAACAAGCCATTGCCTTTTTTTCACACGGTTTTTTAAATGCGGAACATCGGCAAACATATTGGCAATCCTATAAAATGTCTGCATGCGATTTTGGTCTTTTTCAACAAGTAAATCCCAAGCTAACCCAGATTGTTTACTGGAATAGTAATAATCATAGAGAAAAACGATGACAAATAAAATGGATGTAATTCCTGCAAACAGCATGTCACCATTTACGATAAAATAAAAGGTAACTCCATTTAAGATTGTGCGAATTAGGAGATCAATACTACGAATGCCTGGCTCCCTTACTTTAAGCATCCACCAATTTGCCAGTAAATTTGCCACTTTAAATAATAGGAGCAGAACTAATGTGAGCAAGTAAATGTTTCCTGCTCTTTCTGGATAAGTAGCAAAATATAGCGGTCCAAATGCCGCAGCGAACAGCAGGATAATATAAAGCTGGATGACAAAACTATAAATCAGCGCATTACGGAAATAAGCTCCCATCTTTGTCTCCGCCACAATAAGAAACACAAGATCAGGTTCTTTCAGCAGTGTTCTGACAGGGCTATAGCTTGCAATTAAACCGAATGTACTCCCAATAATTACTGCTGTCGGGAAATTCGCTGGCAGATCCGTTAACCATTGTTGGTAATAATAAGCAGATGCAGAAATAAAGAATAGAATAGCAAATGCCATATGACCATTAAAAATATATTTCAAATAACGGCTTGTCTCCTTTAAATGAGAAGAAAACCGCTTTTTATAAAATTCATGTGAATCAAACATGGCTATCTTCTTCTTTCGTTAATTGCACATACAAATCATCCAACGTCGAATCAGGCATCTGAAAGCTTTCACGTAATTCTTCCAGTGTTCCAATCGCACGCACAACCCCATCATGCAAAATAACAAAACGATCACAATAGCGCTCTGCAGTAGCAAGAATATGTGTCGACATTAACACACCTGATCCATTATTTTTCATCCCTTCCATTAATTGCAGATAAGATTGAATACCTAATGGATCCAACCCTACAAAAGGCTCGTCAACTATATAAAGTGGTGGTTCAATTAAAAACGCACACATAATCATGACCTTTTGACGCATCCCCTTTGAAAAATGGACTGGGAACCAGTTCAGCTTTTTCTCTAGGCGAAATTCCTTTAAAAGCGGATGAAGCCTTTCCTCGAATACGTCCTCAGCAATTCCATATGCCATCGCCGTTAGGCGCAGATGCTCATAAAGTGTTAATTCATCATATAAAATTGGCATCTCTGGTATATATGCCATTTGATTGCGGTATGTTTCTGGATTATCCTTGTAACTCTCTCCATTCACCCGGACTGTTCCTTTTTTCGGCTGCATTAGCCCAATAATATGCTTGATTGTCGTACTTTTCCCAGCACCATTTAAACCAATTAAACCTACAATTTCCTTTGGTTTAACGTCAAATGAAATACCATGCAATACATTTTTATGTGTATACCCTCCATGAAGGTTATCGATATGTAATAAGGATTCCATTAAAGTCCCTCCTTCTCATTACTTCTGATTTTATCATTATTGTGGTACATTGCCAAAGGCAAACCTTACGACAGTTTTCTTCAACTTTTTTAAAAATCCATGTATAGGATAATTATTTCAGAACAAAATAGTAAGGAAGAAACGAGGATGTCTCACTACAACAAAATCTTGTCATACGCAAATGAGGTGTTGACGATCGAATATCTAATGTAATTTCGTGTAAAAAACACACAAAATGAGGTGTTAGTGTTCGATAATTACTCTGATTTTTCGTACTAAAACGAGATGGGGTGTCAGTGTTGGCATACTAATGATATAAAGCCCTTTTACCAGCTTCCGCTTCATAAGAAGTGGACAATTGGTATAACGGTTTTTGTAAACCAATAACAAATCATCTTTGATGAGTTACAGGTGTTTACAGTTCCCCAGCATTAGTTAAAACATCCTCTTTCTTCCTATAACAGGCAGATTCGCTTGAAGCGGGTCTGACCTGTTTCTTTATTTTGCTTAAATTTGTCTTTTTTTTTGAAAACAAAGGGAATTGCTTTACTTTTGTCCCTAAAAGTTACTACAATAAAAATAATCATACGAATTCAATTATTAAAGGAGAGATAAAAAATGAAACATGACGATTGTATTTTTTGCAAAATAGTTACTGGCGAACTTCCTTCTGCCAAAGTATATGAAGATGAGCATGTCTATGCATTCCTGGATTTAAGTCAGGTTACAAAGGGACATACACTTGTTATTCCAAAAACACATACAAAAAACATTTATGAAACACCTCCTGAGATTGCAAAGGAATTATTCGCTCGGGTTCCAATTATTGCCAATGCCATTAAAAAGACGTACAGCCCTTTAGGTATGAATGTTTTAAACAATAATGAAGCACCCGCAGAGCAATCTGTATTCCATCTCCACTTGCATCTGATTCCAAGGTATGGCGAAGGTGATGGCTATACGCCAAACTGGATTGTACATACGGATGAGTATACATCAGAAGATCTGCAAAATATTGCCCAGGAAATTCAAACAGCGTTTTAAGCTCAAAAGCGGAGGTCCTCGTTAGCAACGTAAGAATTTCAAGGAAAGAAGTCTCGTTATGGCTGAAGCACTTTATGGACATGCCTATTCAAGACATTTAGCAAAAATTAGAGCTTTTAATTTTCAATAAATTCTGCTATACTATTGCTAACATTTCGCAACTGACAATGAGTGTACAGTTGGAAATAGAAAAGCTTGAGCATAGAATAGATGAGGAGAGTTAAAAATGAATACGAGAATATTGATTATTTTATCCCTATTGGTAGGTATCGGTGCTGTTTTGCATGCAGTTGTTCCACCCATGCTTTTTGGTGTAAAGCCAGATATGCTGTTGTCGATGATGTTTCTGGGAATTTTACTATTTCCTAAAGCAAAATATGTTCTTATCCTATCCATTGCAACAGGCATCATATCCGCTTTAACAACATCCGCACCAGGAGGGCAAATTGCCAATATTATTGATAAACCTGTTACAGCCTTTGTATTTTTTGCTTTATTTTTACTTATTAAGAATAAAGTTAAAATTACAATTGGGGCACCTGTTTTAGCTGCAATTGGTACAATAATCAGTGGTGCTATCTTCCTTTCCGTTGCATTATTTATTGTTGGATTAATGGAAGGTGGATTCCTGGCATTGTTTGTTGGTATTGTATTACCTGCCACAGTATTAAACACCATCATCATGATTGTTGTTTATCCGATTGTACAGGGTATTATGAGACGGTCCAAACCAATGACAGCAGCTTAATATTAAAAAAACCTCTGCAACATTTTCAGAGGTTTTTTTCATGTTTTTCTGTTTTGAAGTAGCATTATTTCCACTTATTTTTTATAATCAAATTAGTGAAGCCTTTTCATATTTGTGCAAGGTTAAGAATGTGAATCAATAGGACCGGAGCAGACATGGCTGCAGCGTCTTATTGCAGGACTTTTTTGAAACACCTTTATAAACATGTTTGATAGCACTATGAAAAGTGGAAATGATATAATAGAAGCAGGAAAGGAGTGCGTAGCTATGTCTAAGGGAAAATCATTTTTACTAGGACTGCTTGTCGGGGGGACAGTTAGTGCAGCAGTTACATTATTAAGCACACCTGAATCAGGAAGGGATGTACGTGTTCGTGTAAGAGATCAGGGATTGGAATTAAAACTCCTCCTAAATCGACTAAAAGTAGAAGGTATACGACTACAGCAACAAATCAAACACACATCCAAAGAGGGTGCTGTCCTCATTAAAGACTTAACAGATGAAATCAGAAAATCTGTTGAAGAATGGAAAGACACAGTAGAACCCCATCAAGAGAGCATTTACCAATCCTTGGAACAGATTGAAACAAGTCTGAGAGACCTGGAAAACAAAGTCAAAAATTATTAATGCTAGAATTAAAAAATGAGACAGCTTGGTTAGGGCTGTCTCATTTTTGGTTTTTTCCAACTCACCTTCTCCGATGCTGCCTGTCATATTCCTCTAATATCTTACTGAACTCCGACATAAGCAATGGATAGCACCCTTCTGATTTTAGCGCTTCAATTGTCTCGTTTGGATTCAGCTTTTCATTCAGCATACCAGCAAATTGAATAAGCAATGATGTAAAATCTAACAGGCCTTCTTCTTTTTGAAGCTCATACGTTTCGTTCAAACCTTCAATCATGTCCATCATTTCGCTGTATTCCTTGCGGGTAAGATTATGTTCAATAATCAATTTGATGACGGGGTATTGATTCATATCTATTATTTTGGAAAGTAATTGTATATGAAATGATGAGCTGTCATTTGTATTTTCAAATTCCCCCAACTCAGGTTCCCCCTTAAGATAGCGTCTCTATAAAACACTGTTCTCTCTCTATATATAACTGTGTTTTTTTATCAATAACAAGCAGCTCAACTATTATATTGCCTTCATTTGCTGCACAGAAGCTCTACTTGCTAAATTCGTGTTGAAAATTATATTTTTTCGTCTTTCTACTATTATACAGAAACATGTATAACAAAAAAAGCTTCTTTCACTTTATTCACAACGATTCATACATTATATATCCGTAATGAACTCATTTGAGCTGTAAAAAGATAATGCATTTCTCTATTTTTCTTCAACTGCCTCTGTTCATCAAGCTCTTCTTTTGGTAGAGTAAGATTACAAGTGTACATTGAATGAGAGGAGTTCAAATCATGATCATTTTTTTTATGTGCTTTGCTTTTGTCGTTTTGCTTATTTTCAACACTCTTACAAAGTCCTTCTGCATCAAAATGCAAATGGACATACATAAGCAAGCAAAAATATTCCGTGTCATCAATATGATTATGGTCGCATTACTCGTATGCTCCTACCTGCGTGTCATGAATGTGACAGTTTAACGGTATTTTTTAGGTATTTTACATAATACTATTTTTTCTAAAAGGAAGTATGTTATATTTATCATTGGCAGATAATACAGTATAAACTATTCTTATCTGCATAAGTGCAACTGAGTTATCCGCCCAAATACTTGGCGAATACCAAGTTTAATGAAAACTAGAACCAACAAACAGATTAGGAGTGTTTAAAGACGATGAAGAAATTAGCCTTGGCTGCTATTATTACTGCTGGTACTCTCACGTTGGCAGCATGTACAAATAATGAAGCAGATTCTGAAGTGGTTGTGGAATCAGAAGCTGGAGATATTACAAAAGATGACTTTTATGAAAAATTAAAAAGCCGTAATGGAGAAGCTATCCTTGAAGAAATGATTACAATCAAGGTTCTTGAGAATAATTATGAAGTAACTGATGAAGACGTGAAAGCTGAGATTAAATCGATGAAAGATACATATGGTGATCAATATGATTCAATTATCGAGCAAAACTTTGGCAGTGAAGATGAACTGCGGGAAATTATTCGCATAAGCCTGCTGCAGGAAGCTGCAATTGCAGAAGATATAGAGATTACAGAAGAAGATCTTAAGGAAGAATATAATCGTCAAAACACTGAGATTAAAGCACAGCATATTCTTGTAGCTGATGAAGCTACAGCGAATGAAGTGAAACAAAAGCTGGATGATGGTGAAGATTTTGCTGAGTTAGCAAAAGAATATTCAACAGACGGTTCTGCTGAGGATGGCGGAGATCTTGGATACTTTTCAACCGGTGAAATGGTCCCTGAGTTTGAAGAAGTTGCTTACAGCATGAAGGTAGACGAAATCAGTGATCCAGTACAGTCACAATTCGGTTACCATATCATTAAAGTAAATGATATTCGTGATAAAGAAGAAAGCATCGGTAAATTTGAAGATGTAAAAGAAGACCTTCGTCGTGAATTACTAACGAAGCGAATGGATGTTACAAAAGTTCAAGAGAAAATGGATTCGCTAATTGAAGACGCAAAGGTCGATATTAAAATCGATGAATTTAAGGATCTTCTTGAAAAACCAAAAACAGATGAAACACAAGGAACAGATGAAGCAAAAGGATAAAAAACAATTTGGCTGTCAAGGTGAACGAAACACCTGACAGCCTATTTTAATTGGAGCGTTGCTGTCCTTTTTCTGACTCACGCCGTAGCTTATCTTCATGAATACGGTCCATATAGATTTGTCCTTCTCGTTCAATAAACTGCTGGTCTAATTTCCTTTCTGCAAGCATTGCTCGGAATGCCATATAACCGCTAAGGAAAATCAAAATAATTACAGCAAATACCCATATTGGAATTGCTTCAGTCATCCATTAATCCCCCAATCTTGTCCAAGCTTCTATTATATATATATGAACAAAACTCGAGAAAATAACTATTGCTTACTTTTCTTCAAACGATGGTTTATAAAATGCTCGATTATCCATAGCAAATAACCGATCAGTAAACTCACCTGGCTTCACTTTATCTAGAGCACGATTCAGCATATTCATCTTCGCATCAATCAAATCAATAAGGTGAAGGATTTCGGCTTCACGCACTAATGGAGGCGTCGGGCTTCCCCATTCTGCTTTTCCGTGGTGACTTAATACTAAATGCTGCAAAATGAGTACTTCTTCCCCTTCAATTTGCAATTCTCTAGCCATTAATCCAATTTCCTCTACCATCATCGGGATATGCCCAAGCAATTTCCCTTCTAATGTATATGTAGTGGATACTACCCCTGAAAGCTCCTTCAGCTTACCAAGATCATGTAAAATAATTCCCGCATATAGAAGATCTTTATTAACCTGCGGATAAAGATTAGACAGCTCTCTCGCTATTTGCAGCATGCTTACAACGTGATGGGCTAAGCCCGATACATATTCATGGTGATTCTTAGAGGCTGCTGGATAGGTAAGCAACCCTTCCTGATATTTTTTTATAAATGCTCTGACTATCCTTTGAATGACTGGGTTTTTCATTTCAAAAATTGCCTCTGTCAGCTTTTCCGTCAAATACTCTCGACCCACGGGAGCTTTCTCAACAAAATCAGAAAGCTTTACACCGTCAGTTGCCTGTGCTGGTCTTACAGACAAAATTTTTAATTGATTTTTACCCCGGAATTGGTTGATCTCTCCAGTGACCCGAATAATTTGCTCTGCAATAAAAAGGGCTTCATCCTCTTTCGTTGCATCCCAAAGCTTTGCTTCTATTTCACCAGTTGCATCACGCAGGATTAA
This region of Oceanobacillus sp. FSL K6-2867 genomic DNA includes:
- a CDS encoding ferritin-like domain-containing protein, whose translation is MEKDLQNLIDGLNEDLAHEYGAAIQYTYSASVVSGLYRSALKPFFESEITDELGHALYLSEKIKALGGTPTTKSADVPQPTELKSILEATLQAESDTITRYEERKKQAEDLGLTELVVKLEDLISDETHHKEEIERLLADPRLS
- a CDS encoding phosphatase PAP2 family protein, coding for MKLIIALTMILVIVLFFKHKYAEGLWFGGTILFCAAIAGKVLKKAFDRERPAFLQLIEKTNESFPSGHATGSTIFYGFIGLILVCIIAKIWLKLVVGFITLAWIGFILFTRVYLGAHFPTDVLAGFLFGMAAVFISIGTYITVQQPLKNSLRKLQLKNQSDAIIK
- a CDS encoding MFS transporter, with product MLSITSFINKHHTITRIYWRLKLKNKYIILENQQSSKRTVWLLVFGIILIGSNLRAPLTSVGSLIPFIRDDLALTNAIAGSITTLPLIAFALLSPFVPKLANRLGMEWTIFLSMLVLTTGIIVRSLAADVNFLFIGTILIGIAIAFGNVLLPGFIKMNFPLKIGIMTGVYAVSMNIFGALGSGLSVPLAGVQGFGWSGALAVFASISFLAILVWIPQLLQSKISANSITVKKNGNHLWKSGLAWKITLYMGCQSFLFYTLITWLPDILRTIGYRSSAAGWMVFLMQFSVIPITFIIPIIAERLKNQIGLSIVTACLYATGILGLLIGHPSIVPISAILIGIASGSAFSLSMMFFTLRTSDGKQAAALSGMAQSFGYLLAASGPVLIGGIHDITNSWHIPLLLLVGVIGLLMLSGIGSGRQRTVDEKLKTSLQ
- a CDS encoding aldo/keto reductase; translation: MTTSIPEIRLHDGMNVPAIGFGTYNLNGNPGVNAITSAIDIGYRLIDTAYNYENEGTVGEAVRRSSVPREELRITSKLPGRYHEYDKAVTTIQESLYRANLDYYDLYLIHWPNPIQDIYVEAWQALIDAKKWGLIRSIGVCNFLPEHIERLEKETGVKPSMNQIELHPFFNQEQQRKWHQDNHVQTQSWSPIARANDVLQNEVLQQIANNHNKTVSQVILRWHYQLDAIPIPKSGSTKRQLENISIFDFSLDETEMNLIGDLTRPDGRNKNQDPAVYEEF
- a CDS encoding M20 family metallopeptidase translates to MLENIHQSIDELYPEMVEIRRYLHQYPELSFQETKTAKYIADRYKKLGIPYKTNVGGNGVVATLKGAKPGKTVALRADFDALPIQDEKDVAYKSKVPGVMHACGHDGHTATLLTLAKVMKKYQAELTGTIVFIHQHAEEYAPGGAKPMIEAGVLNEVDAVFGTHLWATVPLGVLQTSKKEFMAGADRFEIKIQGQGGHGAYPHETKDAIVLGAEVITQFQQIVSRRVDPLETAVLTTGIFQAGNAFNVIADQAELVGTVRYFNMNVQEQIINEMEKILKGICTSNDASYTFNYIKGYPPLINHSEGAEIVLEASKQIDEIHTAEEVLPVMGGEDFAYYMLEKPGAYFFTGANKEGNPYPHHHPKFDIDEKALPIAAKTLIGAYFEYQNS
- a CDS encoding ABC transporter permease, with translation MFDSHEFYKKRFSSHLKETSRYLKYIFNGHMAFAILFFISASAYYYQQWLTDLPANFPTAVIIGSTFGLIASYSPVRTLLKEPDLVFLIVAETKMGAYFRNALIYSFVIQLYIILLFAAAFGPLYFATYPERAGNIYLLTLVLLLLFKVANLLANWWMLKVREPGIRSIDLLIRTILNGVTFYFIVNGDMLFAGITSILFVIVFLYDYYYSSKQSGLAWDLLVEKDQNRMQTFYRIANMFADVPHLKNRVKKRQWLVHLVNRGVPFETKHTYDYLFRISFIRSGDYLGMYVRLIIIGCLFIYFIPNLWVKVLFAILFLYLSTFQLMPLYQHHRTNMWLDLYPVELTYKKNAVLKIVYQLATIQTILFALLFILMQEYLGFVIVLGGGLLFTVLFVNGYMKPRLK
- a CDS encoding ABC transporter ATP-binding protein; this translates as MESLLHIDNLHGGYTHKNVLHGISFDVKPKEIVGLIGLNGAGKSTTIKHIIGLMQPKKGTVRVNGESYKDNPETYRNQMAYIPEMPILYDELTLYEHLRLTAMAYGIAEDVFEERLHPLLKEFRLEKKLNWFPVHFSKGMRQKVMIMCAFLIEPPLYIVDEPFVGLDPLGIQSYLQLMEGMKNNGSGVLMSTHILATAERYCDRFVILHDGVVRAIGTLEELRESFQMPDSTLDDLYVQLTKEEDSHV
- a CDS encoding HIT family protein; its protein translation is MKHDDCIFCKIVTGELPSAKVYEDEHVYAFLDLSQVTKGHTLVIPKTHTKNIYETPPEIAKELFARVPIIANAIKKTYSPLGMNVLNNNEAPAEQSVFHLHLHLIPRYGEGDGYTPNWIVHTDEYTSEDLQNIAQEIQTAF
- a CDS encoding tryptophan transporter; this translates as MNTRILIILSLLVGIGAVLHAVVPPMLFGVKPDMLLSMMFLGILLFPKAKYVLILSIATGIISALTTSAPGGQIANIIDKPVTAFVFFALFLLIKNKVKITIGAPVLAAIGTIISGAIFLSVALFIVGLMEGGFLALFVGIVLPATVLNTIIMIVVYPIVQGIMRRSKPMTAA
- a CDS encoding YtxH domain-containing protein; amino-acid sequence: MSKGKSFLLGLLVGGTVSAAVTLLSTPESGRDVRVRVRDQGLELKLLLNRLKVEGIRLQQQIKHTSKEGAVLIKDLTDEIRKSVEEWKDTVEPHQESIYQSLEQIETSLRDLENKVKNY
- a CDS encoding DUF1878 family protein produces the protein MGEFENTNDSSSFHIQLLSKIIDMNQYPVIKLIIEHNLTRKEYSEMMDMIEGLNETYELQKEEGLLDFTSLLIQFAGMLNEKLNPNETIEALKSEGCYPLLMSEFSKILEEYDRQHRRR